ctctacataggaggaggcaggctctacattcagaattaaacctcttgacaactaaagaaactgaacaactaatttacaaatccagacatcattattatgaacatggagaaagctaataagcttttagctcaacaaattcacaagcaagaagtgcatgcgcaatctcggtaatcactaacactaacggagataaaatcatgaacacaaaaatataatgcacactttcagagactactataaatccctatatactactgagtttaaagaagacaatacacaatctaatgcatttctggatacattacagataccacaaatagacgcttttagtgtggaggaacttgataaacctctggcattatgagaattactagatgctataaagtcactccaaggtggaaagcagcaggctctgatggctaccctgcagaattttataagaaattctccgctcagctagctcccctcctattagcaacatttacagaagccagagataaccaatctcttccacaaacctttcgccaagcactaatcactgtctttccaaaacaaaataaggacttattacaatgtgcatcatacagaccaatttcacttctgaataacacgttaaaatactctctaaaatcatagctagaaggatggagaaagtgctccctcgtaatatcacaagaccaaactggatttattaggggccgcacttatcttcaaatcttcgacctgtttaatgtaatatactcaccaactaaatcaaacaccccagaaatattattatcattggatgcagaaaaagcattcacatgattgaatggaaatacctttttacttttagagtttgggtttggcccaacatttgtgcatggattaaattactgtatactaacccagaagcttcagtttgcatcaataacatttgctcagactactttaaactagaacgtggcactagacaaggatgcccttgtcaccgctgctgtttgcattgccattgaaccactggcaatacattgtcgaaatactgatcagataaaggggattagcagagaaggactggaacagaaaatctcattatatgcagatgacatggtactgtatatatcggacccagaaaattctgtgcctgcagtcttagcagcactcacagaatttcaaaagctctctggtctcagaattaatctgaataaaagtgtactctttccagtgaattctcaagcatataatattagattagataccctaccttttatcattgcagaacagtttaaatacctagggtaaacatcacaagtaaacataaagctctttatcaacaaaatttcgcgtctgcatggaaaaaattaaacaagacttgcatagatggtcaacccttcatctcacactagctggaagaattaacactgttaagatgaatattcttcctaagctccttttttttatttcaaaatatcccaatatacattaataaatcatttttaggcaattagattcaacaataacctcatttatttggaattcaaaacatccacgcatcaaaagagcgaccctacaaagacaaaaggcggcatggctctacctaacttccagttttattactgggcagcaaatatacaggcgataagaacctggacacaaatagaagaacatacacaggcttggacgcaatagaagtaaaatcctgcagtacttctttgtattccttgctctgtgctccaataaacacacgttatcggcaatacactaataacccaattgtgctccactcacttagaatctggaaccaatgtagaaagcattttaagacggagaagcttctatctgtggcactcctgcaagagaaccacctctttcaaccttcacaaacatatgcagttttaatatctggaaaaatttggaattaacttgcttagagatctttatatagacaacgtctttgcatcctatgaacaatgaacaattacattccaaatttaacattccagctacacatttctttcactatcttcaaatcaggaactttgttaaacagaaccttccagattttcctcatcttgcaccctcatccatgctggaaaaatattgctcaatctcaaggacttagactccatctctacaatatataaaatcattttacaatccctccctttcaaagatccaagaggacactgggaaaagatctctcaattaatatatcagaaaaggagtggaaagtagcaatgcagagaattcactcgagctccatatgcgcaaagcatacaattatacaactcaaaattatatatcgagcacatctgtctcgactaaaactctcaaaatgtttccagggcatgatccaacctgcaaacgttgcaaccaagtcccagcctcactaggtcacatgttctgggcctgcaccaaattaacattattctggacaaaatttttaattaccttcagacagccttggactcacaatccctcctaacccattaacagctgtgtttggggttcttccagaggggcttaaagtggagaaagacaaacaaattgtgattgcattcactacacctTTGGCaagcagacttattctgataaactggaagaacccaaactctcctcttttaagtcagtgggaaactgatgtgttatattatttgaaattggaaaaatcaaatactcagttagaggatctgtacagacttttttcaaaacatggcaggatctaatcagtaatattttaaaataagttcataaagcacagagaatttattaatttaggtatgtttacaagccttaaatttaacgcgtttggcttgctctctctctcagggtggggatcgatctgttcttaacttaatttttttttttgtaaaacttgattgctttgtatggattgtaataaaatgaataaaaaataaaaaaaatatatatatatttacatacagttcgtactgcctggaacggattaattgtatttgcatacaatcttatggggaaattacgttcAGGTCGTGACCAAATCAGGTCGCGTCcaaagttttggaacaaattacgattgtgaccagaggtaccactgtaaatAATCTCTGTGGGTTCCAAATTGTAGAAGGCATCCATCTACATCAGGTCTCAAATTTTACATATTAATATCCTTGGAGTAacgagggtagacaggattaagaatgagtatattagagggacaacatgggtatgacagtttggtgacaaagtgAGAGAGGCAAGATTGgggatgtgcagaggagagatgagaggTACATCTGGAGAAGAATGTTGAGAATGAAACTGCCAgctaagaggaaaagagaaaggctaaagaggaggtttatggatgtggagagGGAGGACGTGAAGGCAGTTGGTGAccgaaaataatgcaaaatacagGGATGGATGGAGAGAGATGATCCACTGTGATGACCCCTAAATGggggcagccaaaagaagaagcttTGAGTTTTTGGACTCCAAGACcggactatccatccatccatccatcctcttccgcttatccgaggtcgggtcgtgggggtagcagcttaaacagaaaagcccagacttccctctccccggcaacttcttccagctcttccgggagaatcccaaggcgttcccaggccagccgggagacatagtccctccagcgtgttctgggtcttcctcggggcctcctcccggttggacgtgcccggaacacctcaccagggaggcgtccaggaggcatcctgatcagatgcccgagccacctcatctgactcctctcgatgcggaggagcagcggctctactctgagcccctaccGGATGAcagagctcctcaccctatctttaagggaaagcccagacaccctgcgaaggaaactcatttcagccgcttgtattcgcgatctcattctttcggtcacgacccatagctcatgaccataggtgagggtaggaacgtagatcgactggtaaatggagagctttgccttacggctcagctgttttttcaccacgacagaccgatgcagagcccgcatcactgcggatgccgcaccgatccgcctgtcaatctcacgatccattctatcctcactcgtgaacaagaccccgagatacttaaactcctccacttggggcaggatctcgcccccaaccctgagagggcactccacccttttccggctgaggaccatggtctcgatttggaggtgctgattctcatcccagccgcttcacactcagctgcgaaccgctccagagagagctgaagatcacggcctgatgaagcaaacaggacaacatcatctgcaaaaagtagttacccaatcctgagtccaccaaaccggaccccttcaacaccctggctgcacctagaaattctgtccataaaagttatgaacagaatcggtgacaaagggcagccctggcggagtccaactctcactggaaacgggccacgcagaacctgtctttatagtgcaaatgcaaacttcttgtttctcctaacgaacaaaaaaccacaagtgaccaactgatgaacttaaaggatgtggtaaatgctgatccaagcaaactgttgtaagatgtaatggtttgaaattcttgtgcaaccaaagtcatatgacaaaggccctataaaagatttgggataccgacccctcgaggcagatgaagcttctctgtgcttctctgtcatcttacccttgcctggtgtgtattaataaaagattttttactaactttaattaatatccctctgtcttcagtcacaaaaaACGATAACATAGAAAACGTGCCCAcactggcaatgcggaccaagctctgacaccggttgtacagggaccgaacagctcttatcaggggtccggtaacccatactcccggagcaccccccacaggattccccgagggacacggtcgaacgcctttttcaagtccataaAGCACATGTAGAcgggttgggcaaactcccatgcaccctccaggatcctgctaagggtgtagagctggtccactgttccgcgaccaggacgaaaaccacactgttcctcctgaatccgaggttcgactatccgacggaccctcctctccagaacccccgaatagacttttccagggaggctgaggagtgtgatccctctatagttgaaacacaccctccggtccccctttttaaagggggatcaccacccggtctgccaatccagaggcactgttcccgatgtccatgcgatgttgcagagacgtgtcaaccaagacagtcctacaacattcagagccttaaggaactctgggtgtatctcatccaccaccggggccctgccacccaaggagtttttgaccacctcggtgacttcagtcctagagatgggagagcccacctcagagtccccaggctctgcttcctcattggaaggcatgttagtgggattgaggaggtcttcgaagtactccccccaccgacccacaacgtcccgagtcgaggtcagcagcgcaccatccccaccatatacggtgttgacactgcactgcttccccttcctgagacgccggacggtggaccagaatctcctcgaagccgtccgaaagtcgttctccatggcctcttcaaactcctcccatgcccgaagttttgcctcagcaacaaccgaagccgcattccgcttggcctgccggtacctatcagctgcctccagagacccacaggacaaaaaggtcctataggactccttcagcttgatggcatccctcaccgccggtgtccaccaaccgTACTATTATATCATATTAAAATCCCCCACTAATATCTATTTTTTTGTAGTATTGTGTTTCAAAGGGAATTTGAACTGTAGGGTGATGGGTGATATAggaggaaaaaataattaattgcaagCACAACAGGAAATTGAACTCATGCGCAAcatgtatttattgaatatttttaacaGTTGTTTTTATTAATAGAAATAATGCATGATTATTCTCAGTGTAAATTTTTTATTCAAATTGTACAAAAATGGGAATCATTAATAGTAAATAGTTTAGAAAATGTGATTAGCATATAGTTTAGCACCTAATGTAAACACAACATGTAagaataaagatttttaaaatgattaattctGAGGCCTATTGACACTTGATGTGAAAGAACAATAGTTAGGTTTTCTGGTTGTAAGTAATCTGGTCTGTACCCACTACCCACCTCCTACACACTTAATCAGAATCTAACACATGACAGCTACTATTGTATATTTAATACTACATTAGCTCTTACAACATTACCCGATAAAATCTGTCCAATTAAAGCATTAttggttattgattttttttaaataatagaatatactgtatagtataggGTTTAACATTAGGGGAAATTTGTTAAATGAGAGGAATGATAGTACTGTACACTTAAGGGATGGAATACAACAAGTGTTTAAAGAATAGGGAAGCTCAggacaaaatgtttaaatatattagtaTAGATCCCTGCTAGTGGCTGAAGATTTTTAACATCAGCAAGAAGATTTGGTATAGCTCTCACAATTCAAATGTATCCCTGAAAAGGGCCAGTAACTTGCACTAATGAGAGCAGTGATGACATCTTTCGAAGGAAGAACTGACACCTACTGCCAGCACGTATACTGCCTGTCTTCTATAGAAAGCAAGGTAGGAACCTAGTATAGAGCACAGGAGGATACAAATCAGGGCAACTTTTTGTATATGCGCATGACGatgtgattttttaattgtttaatgaatgACTCTATCTCTAGTCATTGGACATGTCATTGGCAACATAAACTGGTAACTTCTGGAGTTTTCCAAGTAAATATTTGTGCTGTCTGTGCCACTATCAACAGTTCTATTAAATTATTAGATTGCAGACAAAATACAAGGCCatgtacatttttgtaaactaATTTAGCTAATAATTATTGTATAAGAAAAAATTACATTGATCAAGTAGTTCCTGACAATGTTTAATCATCATATTCAGATGTTAAGTTATGGGAcacatttctgatatttttagAAGGGAAAAACATAATTTATACTACTATCAGACACATGATTTATACAATTAGAAACAGACCTGTTTAAAGTATAAAAACTAGTGGTCACTAGGTGACTCTGCTTAGATTTAGAGCCTATATCCATCATCTGCAGGAAGGCCATTAACTGACCACACAAATCAACTGGGGGCTGAATTGTATATGAATTCTGTTGGTCTAAAGGatggctgtttatgattggttttgaattGGAGGCCATTCTGTATTACGATGCCCCATTGGTTTATGTTTTGTTGTAAGAATGGCCTAAGGTTGGTTACCCCTTCTTAAACTCTTTCTGCCTCTCTTTCTCACCAActggccatgaagagaacacCACGATTAAACCAACTTTATGTTGGCAGCTACTGTATACTGAGACAGACATGTGGCCTGTTTCAATATTCCATTCAAAGAccatgtggtagcaaagcaagCTAGACTGAAAATAGGCCGAGAGCCGCctatgaacacaaaatgcactgCTACTTAGGCTGTAAGGGAATCGTGTCAATATCCACATAGAATTCtgcttatttcatatttttaggcatttttatcaataataaataattaaatatgtaacttaactcctgcctggTTCTTTACTCTTTCTAACTGATGTAGATGTAGAAGGAATGGAAGTGCTAATGCACCTGATCACACAGTGGTAGGTGTATGGGATTTTagtcattttattaaggtctacacaataaagtagtagcttttttattgtcatttcaaccaTATACAGTTAGTACAGTacacagtgaaatgaaacaatgTACCTCTGGGACCACATTGCTACATGGAACAAAGGACTACAGAAAAAACTACGCATTTTAACCTAAAGTGCATGTGTGCAAGCATGTGCAAACATTGTAGGACCGACAGACAGCGGtacaaacaaagacagtgcagCACTGACTAGTACACAATTATGATACGTACTAGTATAGAAGTTAGCAGGTTGTGCCAAAATGTGACAATTTCTTAATAGAAAAAACAGATGTAAACATGACACTGGACGTAGAAGGAAAGTAACAGTATGACAATAAATATAAAGACATGATCTAGTgggaatgtgtgtatgtgttatcAGTTTAGTGCCCGAGTGTTTAGGATTCTTATGGCTTGAAGGAAGAAACTATTACACATTGTGCTAGTGATGTCCTAAATGCTTCGGTACCTTTTTCCAGACAGGAGGAGAGTGAATAGTTTATATGAGGGGTGTGTCACAGCTtccacaatgctggtggctttgcagatgcaGCCTGTAGtttaaatgtccatgatggaggGAAGAGAGATtctgatgatcttctcagctgtccttACAATACTCTGCAGGGTTTTGTTATCCATGACTGTGcaattcccaaaccagacagtaatGCAGCTGCACAGGATGTTTTCAATAGTCCCTTTGTAGAAAGTGGTGAACATGGGTGATGGGAGATGGGCTTTCCTCAGGCAACACAGGACGTTAAGATGCAGCTGGGCTTTTTTGGCTATTGAATTGGTGTTGagggaccaggtgaggttctcgGCCAGATGAACATCAACAAATTTGATGTTCTTGATGATCTCCACACTTGACTATCGATATATAGAGGAGAGTGGTCGCTTGTAGATCTTCCAAGGTGAACAaccatctcctttgttttgtctatgATCAGAGACAGTTTGTTTGCTTTGCACCAGTCTGTTAACCTCTGCACCTCATCTCGGTATGCTGATTCATCATTCTTGCTGATGAGGCCCACCACAGTCATGTTGccagcaaacttgatgatgtggttcaAACTCTGCATTGCTGCACAGTCATGAATCAGTAAAATGAATAGCAGTGGACTAAGTCTAGGATCCAATTACATTAGAAGGTGTGCTGGCCCAGCAGGCTTAGCTTTCCAATCAGGTGCTGAGGAATGAATGTGTTGAATGCTAAACTAAAGTCTATAAACAACataaagagtataaaaggggAAAATACGGTCACAATAGGACCTTACATGATAAAACATAGCTGCACGGtctatgtggaatttgcatgttctcaacATGCCCATGTGTGTTCCGGGTTCTTCAGTTTAGGTTGTCTGGAAGCTTTAAAATGTGAGTGACCATGAATATGTGATTGTCCCCTGCAACTGACTAAGGCCCTGTCTACTGTTGGCTTCCAAATGTAGCCAAGACAAGTTACAAGCTCTCTATCTACCTGATCCAGATTAAGCTAGTTCAGAAAATGTACGGAAAAAAGAATGATTCTTTGCATGTCATTGgagttcttaaaaataaatattgaatttcATGCCAATATTCTATATTGGGTGTTCactttttcatttcaacaaactTCTGCTCTTAAAGTATTTAATTAGAATTACAGTATCTAGAATTAGAAAACATGTCAGCTAGAATCATACTAGAACAACAAGCTACTAACATGCAAGTATGATAATTAAAGACCCATCTTTGTTTTGACAGATTAACGCTGTAAAAGGTGTAGTTTCTCCCTCACTTTAAGGAACCAGAGCCTAGGTTCATCTGCCTCCCATTACTTTCAGAATTTAAATTAAGtctattactgtatttttaaaaagtttcaatTTGATACAGCTACTGCTGAGGCTGATCATGCTGCTCTTTATTAACTGCATTAATCAATTTGATTGACTGTGACTAAAagtttttcccattttctttttttagtctcCCAACATGTCACTCATTATTACTTTCATTTTCCTCAAATCATCCTAAACCAAGAGCAGATGTGCCTTTGTGTGAGCTGTGATGTTTTCAATATCTTTTCTTTATATATCAATACCATATCTTTTCTGTGTTCTGCCGTAACTGTTGATATCTACCTGTACCTTGATGACTGAAAATTGTAAACTAGAATTTACTTATTGCTTTACCATTGCCATTTATTAGCTTTTGTTTGCATGCATTAAGAGCATAGGCTGAATACATTGGAAAagggaagaaaacaaagaaactgcAGAAGTTTTGTGTATATTTCAATTTGCTATCATATTCTTGTTACaattaattttagcatttttgcaATGGCCCATATTAGACTAGGAAATGAATACCTCTGATGTTGAGTATAATATAAATGATATGTTAACCTGTAGTTTACGAAACTAATAAACTCTGTACAAGTTTTAATGGATGCAAtcatacaaaaatataaacacagagGAAACACATTCTCTGCATATTGTTTGAGCGTACAGATAGCAAACACTCtagggatttgttttttttttttttgagagctaCATCAACTGAATCAAATCCTCACTGCTTTCATCAGACTTATTTATGAGAATATTGTAAATTGGAAGTTAACATAAAGCAGCTCATAGAACCAAAAGATATCTTAGGAATTTACTAGTACATTGCTGGGTGGACAGTATTGATGCACAAATTAAGTGTCAAGTATTCTAGGAAACCAGACCTTCCCATTTCCCAATTCAATAATTTACATAACTCCCATCAATTTCTTggttttgcttaaaatgaaataaagccaTAAAGATACAAGTAAGTTTACAGTAGCTGTAAAGTTTTCAAATGCAACCTCAGAATTAAGGCTGATTTGTCTGGAAAGTTTAGCTGTCTAAAAATTGAATAGATTATGAGCTACTCTCAAAGTCAAGCCAAAGAGCAAAATGTTAGTTTTCAGTTATTATCATTTATCTGACATCAGATACCTTTTTTGTAACTTTAACTGGGGCTAATTCCTGAATATTACTGACCCTGGAAACCAAGGGCTATTATGGTAAGACTCTGTAACATGAAGGTGAGGCCAAATCTGGAAGACTACATGCATTTCTAGTAACCATGGTAAGGTATTAGAAGCTGTACTATAGATTACTATTATGTATTCCAGGACTATTCTTCAAAATGGTCTAAGGCATCAAGAAAGATGatccagctattttttttttcgaaTAGTAAATCAGGTACTCAAGGATGCTGGTGAAAAGTAAGGGGAAGTGCGTGCAAGACGATAGTCAGGAAGCACATTAACACAACACTTCTTCACAAAAAAGTTTGTGGGAatctataaaaaaatgtaaattcacaCAACTAAAGTGGAAACCTttaacatcttaaaaatatctttaaaaatagtAGTAAATATGTGTAAATCCTAGTAAATTCTGAAGACAGGTGGCCCAGGAATGTCCTGCATTCTACAAAATAGGTCTTTCCTTTCCACATTGAGACTGATATGCATAATTTTATTGCTCACAACAAAAAGGTCAAAACATGATCTGTGCACATCACAAGCAGTAACTGGTTGTCAGATGCATAGACAGAGCAAGAACTATGGTTTTCTAATACATCATTAAAATGTAAGCATTACTTTTCTGaggaaaagatttaaaaatttcaattcacaataaaaaaatcattatggGAACACATTTTGAATTTAGTCTGTTCTATAATATGTCACATTACATTAGCATTGTTATCATGCTTGAAGcaggaattaaaaatgtaaatcacCTTATGCAAAGAACAATTCTGACAATTCCAAAGTAGCTATGGATAATTCAGGAAGAGTTTAACAAACAAtcattaaattatgaaaaaatatggaAATGTAAAGTCTTAATCATGTGCAAGAACGTCATACCTGTAAACAATTACAGTAAAATTGCACAATTTTGCAATACGCTCAGGAACAACAAATTCtctactttttttaaaaccaaagtactcATAAAGTTTCTGTGCATCATACTGGACAACTGATGTCTTCAGTATGACAGTAGGGTATCCATTTTCACGAGCAAACTGTAACACCGTCCTACAGAGGGCTTTTGCAATTCCACAACCTCTATAATTCTTTTTCACAGACATGCGCTTTAACTCCAAAGTACCTGGCTCCTCTTTAGAGGGAATCGTTGACACAGTGGCAACCACATTCCCATCACATTCTGCTATCCAGAAACTTGAATCTTTACCTTGCATATAGGATTTGTTAATGTCAAGTAAATCTTCATTTAGACTTCTTTCAATATATGATCTGAACATGATGTTCAGCACTTGACGTGCTGCAGCCAGTAGAAAGGTTACAGCCATGACAGGAAGAAGAAAGGACTTGGAGCTCAgaagaaatgcacaaaatatacACATTAGTGACAGCTGTATGACAGGCTGTTTCAAACAATGTGTAAAGCAGGCAGGAATATGTTCACTCATTCCAATTGCAAATATATCTCGCACTGCATCATAGTCTTTATCTTCATATTTTCGTATATGGTAGTTGGCCATGATgggctaaggaaaaaaaaaagagaaaaataataatatgtccTCGTATATATGTATCAGAATTTTGATGACTGGGTGATGGAGCATTAATTTTCACAAGAAGCGAATTTTCCAATTCTAAATCCATTCACTATCTAAcccttttcttttcaaatacaaaTCTACATTATGACTATACCTAATTTATTTACTGGGGTGACAGGTCAGTCACACGTCAAAAAATTGCATCCTGCATTCACAAACCTTTTAGCCATACC
This genomic window from Polypterus senegalus isolate Bchr_013 chromosome 4, ASM1683550v1, whole genome shotgun sequence contains:
- the nat8 gene encoding probable N-acetyltransferase camello isoform X2, whose product is MANYHIRKYEDKDYDAVRDIFAIGMSEHIPACFTHCLKQPVIQLSLMCIFCAFLLSSKSFLLPVMAVTFLLAAARQVLNIMFRSYIERSLNEDLLDINKSYMQGKDSSFWIAECDGNVVATVSTIPSKEEPGTLELKRMSVKKNYRGCGIAKALCRTVLQFARENGYPTVILKTSVVQYDAQKLYEYFGFKKSREFVVPERIAKLCNFTVIVYRYDVLAHD
- the nat8 gene encoding probable N-acetyltransferase camello isoform X1, which encodes MVELEGEIYLKVYKRLFHIPAWRGSPHSQPIMANYHIRKYEDKDYDAVRDIFAIGMSEHIPACFTHCLKQPVIQLSLMCIFCAFLLSSKSFLLPVMAVTFLLAAARQVLNIMFRSYIERSLNEDLLDINKSYMQGKDSSFWIAECDGNVVATVSTIPSKEEPGTLELKRMSVKKNYRGCGIAKALCRTVLQFARENGYPTVILKTSVVQYDAQKLYEYFGFKKSREFVVPERIAKLCNFTVIVYRYDVLAHD